The genomic DNA AAGGGTCTGTTTTTTGTGCGTTCCATCACTGCATCTATGTCCCGGTCAATATAGTTTGTAATACAATTAATGCCGCTTGAAGCAATGATAACTGCTATCGTGCCTATTACTATCCTGATCCAAGCACTGTGGCTGTATGCTAGAAATCCACCAGCTATGCCACCTAAAGTAAGCAGCGCAGTAACTTTCGGTTTGGTAAGCTCTACATATGCGGCTATGCTTTTTATATTCACGGTTGGCTAATTGCATAATTGTATATCTATTTTGCCAGTATTTTTATGTTGTCAAATGCCATAAAACAGTCTTTTAGCTAAAAATTCAGGAAAGTTCAGGCTTTCAATTTTATCAGATACTTCTTTTATATTATACTTTACTCTTCTAAGCTCAATATTCATATTTTCAGTGTTTATTATAATATATGCAGCTCTGCTATCTCCGTCTCTGGGCTGACCAACACTGCCGGGATTACATATTATCTTTTTCCCGAATTTTCGAATATATGGCACATGGGTATGTCCTAACACTAATACATCTGCGCGATCGTATTGGAGAAGTGATTCTAAAACGCTTTCTTCATACATGTAATAATCTTCGTCGAATGGAGCACCATGGTGCACCGCAATTTTTTTGTTATTGTCAATAATGGTAATCGAGGGTTTCAACGATCTAAGATAAGCGAAACTTTCAGAATTTAACATGTTTTTTGTCAATAATCCCGCAATCTTCGCATCTTCGTTAAAGTTTGAAAAATTGCCAGATAAAATAGCTTTGTCATGATTGCCGGCAATTGAGATCACATTATATTGCTTGAAAAGAGTAATTGTCTCATTTGGAAAAGGGTTATATCCAACCACATCCCCAGCATGAACTATCTTTTCATTTTTGTCCAACTGCTCCAGAATCTCTTTTATGGCAATGTAATTCGAATGAACATCGGAAATTAATATCATAGGAATAGATTCAGCTAATTTGCGCTTATGCTGTCGTTCAAGTCTAATAATTTAAGTCCCGATATCAGTTTTGGATAGAAATCAGTGGACTTTTCCGGCATAATCTCTCCTTTCATTGCAACGTTCCAGACTGTTGAGGTGCTTACAGGCTTAACCATAAATGCAAACATATTACTGTTTTCAAGCTCTCTCCATACTTCATCAGGCCATCTTTCAAATGTAATAGTTTCCCGGTCCTTTATCTTTAAAATCTCTGAAAACACGAAATTGTTCAGATATGATACATTCAGGTTCTGGCTCAAGCTATCTTTTGATACATACTCTTTCTTGATTTCGATCGCATAAGCATGATCTTTGAAACAATACACTATATCTTGATTAATGAACCCTTTAACTTCACTTGTGGATATCTCTGTTACATTGAAAAATCGCTTTAATTTTTCCAGAAGCTCTACTGGCGAAATAGAATCTTTTATTACTCTGTGCGATGGAAGTATGACTAGCCCAGGATCATTTTTATTTACAAGCACTGCCATAATATATCC from Thermoplasmata archaeon includes the following:
- a CDS encoding YfcE family phosphodiesterase; translation: MILISDVHSNYIAIKEILEQLDKNEKIVHAGDVVGYNPFPNETITLFKQYNVISIAGNHDKAILSGNFSNFNEDAKIAGLLTKNMLNSESFAYLRSLKPSITIIDNNKKIAVHHGAPFDEDYYMYEESVLESLLQYDRADVLVLGHTHVPYIRKFGKKIICNPGSVGQPRDGDSRAAYIIINTENMNIELRRVKYNIKEVSDKIESLNFPEFLAKRLFYGI